A single window of Mycolicibacterium aurum DNA harbors:
- a CDS encoding universal stress protein, translating into MTTSPTDLGILVGIDGSPEAHAALRWATEEAVLRQCPITLMHVVAPIVVTWPIESVVMSFTEWQEENAKHVIEQARETVRGSVDAASAPPVHVRLRHDGIVPELTEASASARIMVIGSRGLGPVGGVVLGAVSRTLLHHARCPVVVAKEGVVRKSDRSRPVLLGIDGSPASEAAIAFAFDEASRRGVDLIALHAWSDVAVFPLLGMDWHKYEQEGHEILAERLAGWQEKYPDVHVSRRIVCDRPARWLIDEAKDAQLVVVGSRGRGGIAGMLLGSVSTAVAESAMAPVAVIRS; encoded by the coding sequence ATGACCACGTCCCCAACCGACCTCGGGATTCTCGTGGGCATCGACGGCTCCCCCGAGGCGCACGCCGCGCTCCGGTGGGCTACCGAGGAGGCGGTCTTGCGGCAGTGCCCGATCACGCTGATGCACGTCGTGGCGCCCATCGTGGTCACCTGGCCGATCGAGTCGGTCGTCATGAGCTTCACCGAATGGCAGGAAGAGAACGCGAAACACGTCATCGAGCAGGCCCGGGAAACGGTGCGTGGCTCGGTCGATGCCGCGTCGGCGCCGCCGGTGCATGTCCGGCTCCGCCACGACGGCATCGTCCCCGAGTTGACCGAGGCGTCCGCCTCGGCACGGATCATGGTGATCGGCAGCCGGGGCCTGGGTCCGGTGGGTGGGGTGGTACTGGGCGCAGTCAGCCGGACCCTGCTGCACCACGCCAGATGCCCGGTCGTGGTCGCAAAGGAGGGGGTGGTGAGAAAGTCGGACCGCTCCCGTCCCGTCCTGCTCGGCATCGACGGGTCCCCGGCATCGGAGGCCGCCATCGCTTTCGCCTTCGACGAAGCCTCCCGCCGAGGCGTGGACCTCATCGCGTTGCACGCGTGGAGCGATGTCGCTGTGTTTCCGCTGCTCGGCATGGACTGGCACAAGTACGAACAGGAAGGCCACGAAATTCTTGCCGAGCGTCTCGCCGGATGGCAGGAGAAGTACCCGGACGTGCATGTGAGTCGCCGCATCGTCTGCGACAGACCCGCACGTTGGTTGATCGACGAAGCCAAGGACGCGCAGCTCGTGGTGGTCGGGAGCCGCGGGCGCGGTGGGATCGCCGGGATGTTGCTCGGGTCGGTCAGCACCGCGGTCGCGGAGTCCGCGATGGCGCCGGTTGCCGTGATCCGCAGCTGA